In Thauera sp. JM12B12, one DNA window encodes the following:
- a CDS encoding chemotaxis protein CheW — translation MSQSLTHSKSPLAAGMDGSPQQYLTFSLGGEVFALGILNVKEIIEFGNVTEIPMMPAFIRGVINLRGAVVPVIDLSARFGGAASTVSRRTCIVIVELGDGEERQDLGVIVDAVNEVLEIPRADIEPPPSFGAKIRADFIQGMGKVEGRFVIILNVDRVLSTQEIAMLASMGSNGSTSEEA, via the coding sequence ATGAGCCAGAGCCTTACCCACAGCAAGAGCCCCCTCGCTGCCGGCATGGACGGCAGCCCTCAGCAGTACCTCACCTTCAGCCTCGGTGGCGAGGTGTTCGCGCTCGGGATCCTCAACGTCAAGGAGATCATCGAGTTCGGCAACGTCACCGAGATCCCGATGATGCCGGCCTTCATCCGCGGCGTGATCAACCTGCGTGGCGCGGTGGTGCCGGTGATCGATCTCTCCGCGCGCTTCGGCGGCGCGGCCTCCACCGTGTCGCGCCGCACCTGCATCGTCATCGTCGAGCTCGGCGATGGCGAGGAGCGCCAGGACCTGGGCGTGATCGTCGATGCGGTCAATGAAGTGCTGGAGATCCCGCGGGCGGACATCGAGCCCCCGCCGAGCTTCGGCGCCAAGATCCGGGCCGACTTCATCCAGGGCATGGGGAAGGTCGAGGGCCGCTTCGTCATCATCCTCAACGTCGATCGCGTGCTGTCTACCCAGGAGATCGCCATGCTGGCGAGCATGGGCAGCAACGGCAGCACCTCCGAAGAAGCTTGA
- a CDS encoding methyl-accepting chemotaxis protein, producing the protein MKNLKIGTRLGIGFAVVLALLVLIAVIGSLRLSSLQAEITDVVSDKNVKVATSNDMIDSVNMIGLLHRNMLIMKSDEDLRSFAQGVADERANLLKKLEALDAMSFGDEGERLLGDIKSARQSFIGVQQQFENLIQQRNFEAATSVFSETYRPAYLTYLDALKKFISYQTDLMQETGRQAEALGEQSVTLLIGLALIALLIGVAFAIFITRSITRPVAEVSAAAKKMAGGDFNFDLKSDAKDEVGEVVRAVADVQASVKRMIVDAGMLSDAAVAGKLATRADASKHEGDFRKIVEGVNATLDAVIGPLNVAADYVDRIAKGDIPARITDTYNGDFNTIKNNLNTAIDAVNELVADAVMLAQAAVEGRLQTRADATKHHGDYRRIVEGVNATLDAVIAPIDEVKRVMVALSGGDLTQKITDDYAGDFQVLQNAVNDSMDKLAEIIEQVRGAADALTNAAGQVSATAQSLSQSSSEQAASVEETSASIEQMSASINQNSENAKITDSMATKAASEAGEGGQAVKSTVEAMKNIAGKIGIIDDIAYQTNLLALNAAIEAARAGEHGKGFAVVAAEVRKLAERSQVAAQEIGELAGNSVHLAERAGTLLDEIVPSINKTSDLVQEIASASQEQTAGVGQINNAMGQLNKATQQNASASEELAATAEELGGQAGQLQELMGFFSVGSSAPVPHKRSAASKPSHAPAAEAAPRAKSARSAVRLAVGKPVSFSESDFEKF; encoded by the coding sequence ATGAAGAACCTGAAGATCGGCACCCGGCTCGGCATTGGCTTTGCCGTCGTACTCGCCCTGCTCGTGCTCATAGCGGTGATCGGAAGTCTGCGGCTGAGCAGCCTGCAGGCTGAAATCACGGACGTCGTGAGCGACAAGAACGTCAAGGTCGCAACCTCGAACGACATGATCGACTCGGTCAACATGATCGGCCTGCTGCACCGGAATATGCTGATCATGAAGAGCGATGAGGATCTGCGCAGTTTTGCCCAGGGCGTCGCGGACGAGCGCGCCAATCTGCTCAAGAAGCTGGAAGCGCTCGATGCGATGTCCTTCGGTGACGAGGGCGAACGACTGCTCGGCGACATCAAATCGGCACGCCAGTCCTTCATCGGGGTCCAGCAGCAGTTCGAGAACCTGATCCAGCAGCGCAACTTCGAGGCTGCGACCAGCGTGTTCTCCGAGACCTACCGTCCTGCCTACCTCACCTATCTGGATGCGCTGAAGAAGTTCATCAGCTACCAGACCGACCTGATGCAGGAGACCGGCCGCCAGGCCGAGGCGCTCGGCGAACAGTCGGTGACGCTGCTGATCGGCCTGGCCCTAATCGCGCTGCTGATCGGCGTCGCCTTCGCGATCTTCATCACCCGCTCGATCACCCGTCCGGTGGCCGAGGTGAGCGCGGCCGCCAAGAAGATGGCCGGCGGCGACTTCAACTTCGACCTCAAGTCGGACGCCAAGGACGAGGTCGGCGAGGTCGTGCGCGCAGTGGCCGACGTCCAGGCCAGCGTCAAGCGCATGATCGTCGATGCCGGCATGCTGTCGGATGCCGCCGTGGCCGGCAAGCTCGCCACCCGCGCCGACGCCAGCAAGCACGAGGGCGACTTCCGCAAGATCGTCGAGGGCGTCAATGCCACGCTGGACGCGGTGATCGGCCCGCTCAACGTCGCCGCCGACTACGTGGACCGGATCGCCAAGGGCGACATCCCGGCCAGGATCACCGACACCTACAACGGTGACTTCAACACCATCAAGAACAACCTCAACACCGCCATCGACGCGGTCAACGAGCTGGTCGCCGACGCCGTGATGCTCGCCCAGGCCGCGGTCGAAGGCCGCCTGCAGACGCGCGCCGACGCCACCAAGCACCATGGCGACTACCGCCGCATCGTCGAGGGCGTCAATGCCACGCTCGACGCGGTGATCGCCCCGATCGACGAGGTCAAGCGCGTGATGGTCGCGCTCTCGGGCGGCGACCTCACCCAGAAGATCACCGACGACTACGCCGGCGACTTCCAGGTGCTGCAGAACGCGGTCAATGACTCGATGGACAAGCTCGCCGAGATCATCGAGCAGGTCCGCGGCGCGGCCGATGCGCTCACCAACGCCGCCGGCCAGGTCTCGGCCACCGCGCAGAGCCTCTCCCAGTCGTCCTCGGAGCAGGCCGCCAGCGTGGAGGAGACCTCGGCCTCGATCGAGCAGATGAGCGCCTCGATCAACCAGAACTCCGAAAACGCCAAGATCACCGACTCGATGGCCACCAAGGCCGCCTCCGAGGCCGGCGAAGGCGGACAGGCGGTGAAATCCACCGTCGAGGCGATGAAGAACATCGCCGGCAAGATCGGCATCATCGACGACATCGCCTACCAGACCAACCTGCTCGCGCTCAACGCCGCCATCGAGGCGGCACGCGCCGGCGAACACGGCAAGGGCTTCGCGGTGGTGGCGGCGGAGGTGCGCAAGCTCGCCGAGCGCAGCCAGGTCGCCGCCCAGGAGATCGGCGAGCTCGCCGGCAACTCGGTGCATCTGGCCGAGCGCGCCGGCACCCTGCTCGACGAGATCGTGCCCTCGATCAACAAGACCTCCGACCTCGTGCAGGAGATCGCCTCGGCCAGCCAGGAGCAGACCGCAGGCGTCGGACAGATCAACAACGCCATGGGGCAGCTGAACAAGGCCACCCAGCAGAACGCCTCGGCCTCCGAGGAGCTCGCCGCCACCGCCGAGGAGCTCGGCGGACAGGCCGGCCAGCTGCAGGAGCTGATGGGCTTCTTCAGCGTGGGTTCGTCCGCGCCCGTCCCGCACAAGCGCAGCGCGGCAAGCAAGCCCAGCCATGCGCCGGCAGCCGAAGCGGCGCCGCGTGCAAAGTCGGCGCGCTCGGCCGTGCGCCTGGCGGTCGGCAAGCCGGTGAGCTTCAGCGAAAGCGACTTCGAGAAATTCTGA